In Ctenopharyngodon idella isolate HZGC_01 chromosome 2, HZGC01, whole genome shotgun sequence, the following are encoded in one genomic region:
- the LOC127503233 gene encoding gastrula zinc finger protein XlCGF8.2DB-like gives MSCDIVNKEFIKEENDKMRNSEACRVKHEDSEEQIDMMSMQEGSEELNEMEKKHQYQELHDAISGGKQGQKISQRAEAKKSFTCPQCGKSVSRKESLKDHIRVHTGEKPFTCLQCGKSFKYKTTIRIHTRLHTGEKPFTCPQCGKSFTQKGAFKIHIRIHTEEKPFTCDQCGKSFKWSRSLKVHKLIHSGEKPFDCDQCDKKFVKESDLKGHMKVHTKEKPYLCSICGKAFSWLGRFKDHQKIHAGLKEYLCSDCGKAFTTATELKVHRRIHTGERPYKCSYCEKSFKQLGGLQGHERIHTGEKPYQCHQCGKRFGHSRTAQIHRKKHCPKLNGMSVQLEIQDHKSIISRY, from the exons ATGAGCTGTGACATTGTAAATaaggagtttattaaagaggagaatGACAAAATGAGAAATTCAGAAGCATGCCGAGTGAAACATGAAGATTCTGAGGAGCAAATAG acATGATGAGCATGCAAGAGGGAAGTgaagaattaaatgaaatggAGAAGAAACACCAGTATCAGGAACTTCATGATGCCATATCTGGGGGAAAACAAGGACAAAAAATATCTCAAAGAGCAGAAGCCAAAAAGTCTTTTACTTGccctcaatgtggaaagagcGTCTCACGTAAAGAAAGCCTCAAGGATCACataagagttcacactggagagaaacctttcacATGCcttcaatgtggaaagagtttcaaatataaaacaaccATTCGGATTCACACAAGACTTCACACTGGTGAGAAGCCATTTACATGCCCTCAGTGTGGCAAGAGTTTCACACAGAAAGGAGCCTTTAAGATTCATATAAGAATTCACACTGaagagaagccgttcacatgtgatcagtgtggaaagagttttaaatGGTCAAGAAGTCTTAAAGTTCATAAGCTcattcactctggagaaaagcCATTTGATTGTGATCAGTGCGATAAAAAGTTTGTTAAGGAATCAGATTTAAAGGGCCACATGAAAGTTCACACAAAGGAGAAGCCTTACTTGTGTTCTATTTGTGGTAAGGCGTTTTCATGGTTGGGCCGTTTTAAAGACCATCAGAAAATACACGCTGGTCTAAAAGAGTATTTGTGCTCCGATTGTGGTAAAGCCTTTACTACAGCCACTGAGTTGAAAGTGCACAGAAGGATCCACACAGGAGAAAGACCTTACAAATGTTCATATTGTGAAAAGAGTTTCAAGCAGTTAGGAGGCCTGCAAGGACATgagagaattcacactggagagaagccgtatcAATGCCATCAATGTGGAAAGAGATTCGGCCATTCCAGAACTGCACAGATTCACAGAAAGAAGCACTGCCCAAAATTAAATGGAATGTCAGTACAATTGGAGATACAAGACCATAAGAGCATTATTAGCAGATATTAA